A stretch of DNA from Bacillus sp. SM2101:
CTTTTATATCCAGATCATAATCAATGTATTTTATAGCTTCCTTATCCCATACAAAAGGAGAGCTAATATTGCAATAGAAATATACCCCATCTTCCCTTAGCATACCTATCACATTAAACCAATGTTTGGCGTGGAAGTAGCAAATTGCTGGTTCTCTCGTTATCCATGTTCGACCATCAGATTCAATAACCATCGTCCGATCATTTCCACCTATAACCAAGTTTTTCGTCCCTTTTAAAACTGTGGTTTCTTCCCAAATTCGATGAATATGTCCATCATGTTTGTAGCTATGTATTTGTATTTTGTCTCCTTCCATGGGAAAACCCATCTTTCTCCCCTACTTTCATTGGACGCTTTGGAAACTATTGAACCTAAATTTTTTTCAAAATGTTACCAAAGAATTATTTCCTGTTTCTCTTATTATAACGGTTCAATTGAGAATTTAAAACAATTGAACTTAATAAAAGCTCTCATACTGTCAATTCCTCTCATAATAAGTCCAAATTCTATGGATAGGAGCAGGGTGTAATATGCTAAATTTCACATTCCTTTTTGAGTGAATAGCAAATTTACCCATAAGGGACGCATGAGTTTATAGAAATATGATTTATTCTTTTTTGATATTAAAAGCTATTCGATTAAAAAGGCACTTCTTATGCGTGAATAAGAAGT
This window harbors:
- a CDS encoding DUF402 domain-containing protein produces the protein MGFPMEGDKIQIHSYKHDGHIHRIWEETTVLKGTKNLVIGGNDRTMVIESDGRTWITREPAICYFHAKHWFNVIGMLREDGVYFYCNISSPFVWDKEAIKYIDYDLDIKVFPDMTYVLLDEDEYEQHRNQMNYPEVIDRILKMNVEQLVHWIRQRKGPFSPDFIDMWYERFLTFRG